A genomic region of Micromonospora sp. NBRC 110009 contains the following coding sequences:
- a CDS encoding tetratricopeptide repeat protein, with product MATADRIELARELYEKAVFGGDSGALATADRTLDAVEADLALARGRVLHARYLEDEVEDPRELELFERAAELYRQLGDARGEGEARFWVGCVHQVIRGDEEAATPALARARELAAQADDKLTLSYVLRHLAYVDQAAGRLDVARQLMEESTRLRREVGFLPGVAANLLALGYLAADEGDPERAVALVGEATAVAESSGAHGIVRWAEEARADLTPAEENSPA from the coding sequence ATGGCGACGGCAGACCGGATCGAGCTGGCACGGGAGCTGTACGAGAAGGCGGTGTTCGGCGGCGACAGCGGCGCGCTGGCCACGGCCGACCGGACGTTGGACGCGGTCGAGGCGGATCTCGCGCTCGCCCGGGGCCGGGTGCTGCACGCCCGCTACCTGGAGGACGAGGTCGAGGACCCGCGCGAACTGGAGCTCTTCGAGCGGGCGGCCGAGCTGTACCGGCAGCTCGGCGACGCGCGCGGGGAGGGTGAGGCCCGGTTCTGGGTGGGCTGCGTGCACCAGGTGATCCGGGGCGATGAAGAGGCCGCCACCCCGGCCCTCGCCCGCGCCCGCGAGCTGGCCGCCCAGGCCGACGACAAGCTGACCCTGTCGTACGTCCTGCGGCACCTCGCCTACGTCGACCAGGCGGCCGGCCGGCTCGACGTCGCCCGGCAGCTCATGGAGGAGTCGACCCGGCTGCGTCGGGAGGTGGGCTTCCTGCCCGGGGTGGCCGCGAACCTGCTCGCCCTGGGCTACCTCGCCGCCGACGAGGGTGACCCGGAGCGGGCCGTCGCACTGGTCGGCGAGGCGACCGCGGTCGCGGAGTCGTCGGGTGCCCACGGCATCGTCCGCTGGGCCGAGGAGGCCCGGGCGGACCTGACGCCGGCCGAGGAGAACTCACCAGCCTGA
- a CDS encoding aldehyde dehydrogenase family protein has protein sequence MESRAFFVAGRPAHGEGELTVTHPYDGRTVGRTTLAAPDQVEAAVAAAAGVAAAAAALPAHVRAAALDHVSRRLADRADEVATLITAENGKPVKWAKAEVSRAISTFRWAAEEARRFSGELQRLDTDPAATGRMALVRRVPRGPVLGIAPFNFPLNLVAHKVAPAIAVGAPIVVKPAPATPLSALLLGEILAETGLPEGMFSVLPLPNERAAELVADPRLPVVSFTGSGPVGAAIRRAAPEKHVTLELGGNAAAVICEDWSSDGDLTFAAHRIATFANYQAGQSCIAVQRVYVHEWLYDGFLPRLVTAVEELRTGDPASELTDVGPMVSVEAAERVEAWVDEAVVAGATIEVGGRRDGATYPPTVLSGVPKDAKVCTEEVFGPVLVVTRVEDDQAAFAAVNDSAYGLQAGVFTHNLQTAFLAARTLEVGGVIVGDVPSYRADQMPYGGVKGSGVGREGLRSAMEDYTEPRVMVLTGVAL, from the coding sequence GTGGAGTCGAGAGCTTTCTTTGTCGCCGGCCGCCCCGCCCACGGCGAGGGCGAGCTGACCGTCACCCACCCGTACGACGGCCGGACGGTGGGGCGTACCACCCTCGCCGCGCCCGACCAGGTCGAAGCCGCCGTCGCGGCAGCCGCCGGGGTGGCCGCGGCAGCCGCGGCCCTGCCCGCGCACGTCCGCGCGGCGGCCCTGGACCACGTCTCCCGGCGGCTCGCCGACCGGGCCGACGAGGTCGCGACGCTGATCACCGCCGAGAACGGCAAGCCGGTCAAGTGGGCGAAGGCCGAGGTGAGCCGGGCGATCTCCACCTTCCGCTGGGCGGCCGAGGAGGCCCGACGCTTCTCCGGGGAGCTGCAACGCCTGGACACCGATCCGGCGGCCACAGGGCGGATGGCGCTGGTCCGGCGGGTGCCCAGGGGGCCGGTGCTGGGCATCGCCCCGTTCAACTTCCCGCTCAACCTGGTCGCGCACAAGGTCGCCCCGGCCATCGCCGTCGGCGCGCCCATCGTCGTCAAGCCGGCCCCGGCCACCCCGCTGTCGGCGCTGCTGCTCGGCGAGATCCTGGCCGAGACCGGACTGCCTGAGGGGATGTTCTCGGTGCTGCCGCTGCCCAACGAGCGCGCCGCCGAGCTGGTCGCCGACCCCCGGCTGCCGGTCGTGTCGTTCACCGGCTCCGGGCCGGTCGGCGCGGCCATCCGCCGGGCCGCCCCGGAGAAGCACGTCACCCTGGAACTGGGCGGCAACGCGGCGGCGGTGATCTGCGAGGACTGGTCCTCCGACGGGGATCTGACCTTCGCCGCGCACCGGATCGCCACCTTCGCCAACTACCAGGCCGGGCAGTCGTGCATCGCGGTCCAGCGGGTCTACGTGCACGAATGGCTCTACGACGGATTCCTGCCCCGGCTCGTCACCGCGGTGGAGGAGCTGCGGACCGGAGACCCGGCTTCCGAGCTGACCGACGTCGGGCCGATGGTCTCGGTCGAGGCGGCCGAGCGCGTCGAGGCGTGGGTGGACGAGGCGGTCGTCGCCGGGGCCACCATCGAGGTGGGCGGACGGCGGGACGGCGCCACCTACCCGCCGACCGTGCTCTCCGGGGTGCCGAAGGACGCCAAGGTCTGCACGGAGGAGGTGTTCGGGCCCGTGCTGGTGGTCACCCGGGTCGAGGACGACCAGGCCGCGTTCGCCGCCGTCAACGACTCCGCGTACGGCCTGCAGGCGGGAGTCTTCACCCACAACCTGCAGACCGCCTTCCTCGCCGCCCGCACCCTGGAGGTCGGCGGCGTGATCGTCGGGGACGTGCCGTCGTACCGGGCCGACCAGATGCCCTACGGCGGGGTGAAGGGCTCCGGCGTCGGCCGGGAAGGGCTGCGCAGCGCGATGGAGGACTACACCGAGCCGCGGGTCATGGTGCTGACCGGGGTGGCGCTGTAG
- the nfi gene encoding deoxyribonuclease V (cleaves DNA at apurinic or apyrimidinic sites), translated as MRYVPPADVAEALRVQEELRSRVNLVGPGPTAPATVAGLDVAYAEGGDRLAAAVTVLDAATLTVVDEAVSVGRPAFRYVPGLFAFRELPALLDALDRLTVRPDLLVCDGHGLAHPRRFGLACHLGVVTGLPTIGVGKTPLVGEWAEPGPERGAWSPLRDGGEVVGRVLRTRDGVKPVFVSVGHRVSLDNAVDRVLALCPRYRLPETTRTADRLCRRALATAPA; from the coding sequence GTGCGGTACGTGCCGCCCGCCGACGTCGCCGAGGCGCTGCGCGTACAGGAGGAGTTGCGCTCGCGGGTGAACCTGGTCGGGCCGGGTCCCACCGCGCCGGCGACGGTGGCCGGCCTGGACGTGGCGTACGCGGAGGGCGGTGACCGGCTCGCGGCGGCCGTCACGGTGCTCGACGCCGCCACCCTGACCGTGGTCGACGAGGCGGTGAGCGTGGGCCGGCCGGCCTTCCGGTACGTGCCGGGGCTCTTCGCCTTCCGCGAGCTGCCCGCGCTGCTGGACGCCCTGGACCGGTTGACCGTCCGGCCGGACCTGCTGGTCTGCGACGGGCACGGGTTGGCGCATCCGCGCCGGTTCGGGCTGGCCTGTCACCTCGGCGTGGTCACCGGCCTGCCGACGATCGGGGTGGGGAAGACGCCGCTGGTGGGCGAGTGGGCGGAGCCGGGTCCGGAGCGGGGCGCGTGGAGCCCGTTGCGGGACGGCGGCGAGGTGGTCGGCCGGGTGCTGCGTACCCGGGACGGGGTGAAGCCGGTGTTCGTCAGCGTCGGCCACCGGGTGAGCCTGGACAACGCCGTGGACCGGGTGCTGGCGCTGTGCCCGCGCTACCGGCTGCCGGAGACCACCCGGACGGCCGACCGGCTGTGCAGGCGGGCGCTGGCGACCGCGCCCGCCTGA
- a CDS encoding Trm112 family protein, whose product MALDPQLLEILACPDTHHAPLDYDAQAQTLTCTECGRIFEVRDDVPVLLLDEARGGPAADDRRGGAAPQP is encoded by the coding sequence GTGGCCCTGGACCCGCAGTTGCTCGAGATCCTCGCCTGTCCCGACACACACCACGCCCCGCTGGACTACGACGCGCAGGCACAGACGCTGACCTGCACGGAGTGCGGTCGGATCTTCGAGGTGCGCGACGACGTACCGGTGCTGCTGCTGGACGAGGCGCGCGGTGGGCCCGCGGCGGACGACCGGCGCGGTGGGGCCGCGCCGCAGCCGTGA
- a CDS encoding DUF2625 family protein translates to MEQSAWSEVAAAVAGSPYPVEVLPAEPARASACLATLEITTRSWLGAVVANTGGLLVDHGWLRVLGSGHDTLPDVATESDPAGLVVIGYDVMGGQFVWAQSGPGARPTVHYFGPDDLGWLDLEQGYADWLHAVLAGSLTRFYETLRWPGWQAEVGALALDQGLSAWPPPFTKEGKDLSVVSRKAIPLAQLVSFYEDAARQLGP, encoded by the coding sequence GTGGAGCAGTCAGCATGGTCCGAGGTCGCGGCCGCCGTCGCCGGCTCGCCGTACCCGGTCGAAGTGCTGCCGGCCGAGCCGGCGCGGGCGTCCGCCTGCCTCGCCACCCTGGAGATCACCACCCGGTCCTGGCTCGGCGCGGTGGTCGCCAACACCGGGGGGCTGCTCGTCGACCACGGCTGGCTGCGGGTGCTCGGCAGCGGGCACGACACCCTGCCCGACGTCGCCACCGAGTCCGACCCGGCCGGCCTGGTCGTCATCGGCTACGACGTGATGGGCGGCCAGTTCGTCTGGGCCCAGAGCGGACCTGGGGCGCGGCCCACCGTGCACTACTTCGGGCCGGACGACCTCGGCTGGCTCGACCTCGAACAGGGGTACGCCGACTGGCTGCACGCCGTCCTGGCCGGATCCCTCACCCGCTTCTACGAGACCCTGCGCTGGCCCGGCTGGCAGGCGGAGGTCGGGGCCCTCGCGCTCGATCAAGGGCTCAGCGCCTGGCCGCCCCCGTTCACCAAGGAGGGAAAGGACCTCTCCGTGGTCTCCCGGAAGGCCATCCCGCTGGCGCAACTCGTGTCGTTCTACGAGGACGCGGCGCGGCAACTCGGCCCCTGA
- a CDS encoding SIS domain-containing protein translates to MMEGTAGVSGHRHADESLLDNPDLLAEHDPGGMLRFTASAGAQVRESAALAAEANLTVLADEGRPRAVVIAGIGTAGRTGDVLATVAGPRCPVPVIPHRSAGVPGWVGAADVVIAVSASGRSPEALGAAEAAHRRGARLVAVGAPDSQLQSVAERARAPFIPVPRRAPARASLWALTVPVLLAARTLGLVKVNEADLAETAARLDADADRCRPTAESFVNPAKSLALGLAGSIPIVWGSSPVATVAARRFGDTLSANARYPIVTGALGEAGRGRVGLLDGVFGGLAEGERDIFADPDEGDHATRLRLVLLRDGGLNAEDDTDEPLAVEERRADAVQTLAERRGVRCDVVTAEGGSALERLASLIAVPDFASVYLALAHGLDPMAVPAITEMKELANQ, encoded by the coding sequence GTGATGGAGGGTACGGCCGGGGTCAGCGGGCACCGGCACGCCGACGAGTCGCTGCTCGACAACCCCGACCTGCTGGCCGAGCACGACCCGGGCGGCATGCTCCGGTTCACCGCCTCCGCCGGTGCCCAGGTACGCGAGTCGGCGGCGCTCGCCGCCGAGGCGAACCTGACCGTGCTGGCCGACGAGGGGCGGCCGCGCGCCGTCGTCATCGCCGGCATCGGCACCGCCGGGCGGACCGGTGACGTCCTGGCCACGGTGGCCGGGCCGCGCTGCCCGGTGCCGGTGATCCCGCACCGCAGCGCCGGCGTGCCGGGCTGGGTCGGTGCGGCGGACGTGGTCATCGCGGTGAGCGCCTCCGGCCGCAGCCCCGAGGCGCTGGGCGCCGCGGAGGCGGCGCACCGGCGAGGTGCCCGCCTGGTCGCGGTCGGCGCCCCGGACTCCCAACTCCAGTCGGTGGCCGAGCGGGCCCGGGCGCCGTTCATCCCGGTGCCCCGGCGGGCGCCGGCGCGGGCCAGCCTCTGGGCGCTCACCGTGCCGGTCCTGCTGGCCGCCCGTACGCTCGGGCTGGTGAAGGTCAACGAGGCGGACCTGGCCGAGACGGCGGCCCGGCTCGACGCCGACGCGGACCGGTGCCGGCCCACCGCCGAGTCCTTCGTCAACCCGGCGAAGTCCCTCGCCCTGGGCCTGGCCGGGTCGATCCCGATCGTCTGGGGCTCGTCCCCGGTGGCCACCGTGGCCGCCCGCCGGTTCGGCGACACCCTCTCGGCCAACGCCCGCTACCCGATCGTCACCGGGGCGCTGGGCGAGGCGGGCCGGGGCCGGGTCGGCCTGCTGGACGGCGTGTTCGGCGGCCTGGCCGAGGGGGAGCGGGACATCTTCGCCGACCCGGACGAGGGCGATCACGCCACCCGGCTGCGGCTGGTGCTGCTGCGCGACGGCGGGCTCAACGCGGAGGACGACACCGACGAGCCGCTGGCGGTGGAGGAGCGCCGGGCCGACGCGGTGCAGACCCTGGCCGAGCGGCGCGGGGTGCGCTGCGACGTGGTGACCGCCGAAGGCGGGTCGGCGCTGGAGCGGCTCGCCTCGCTGATCGCGGTACCCGACTTCGCCTCGGTCTACCTCGCCCTGGCACACGGGCTGGACCCGATGGCCGTCCCGGCCATCACGGAGATGAAGGAGCTGGCAAACCAGTGA
- a CDS encoding gamma-aminobutyraldehyde dehydrogenase has product MSDQQQLRNFVNGEYVDPVDGGYADLIDPCTGEVFAQAPVSGAADVDAAMTAAATAFETWRDTTPAERQRALLKLADAVEARAAELVDAEVRNTGKPRQLTADEELPPAVDEFRFFAGAARLLEGRSAGEYMAGHTSYVRREPIGVCAQVTPWNYPLMMAVWKIAPALAAGNTVVLKPSDTTPVSTLLLAEIAAEFFPPGVFNVVCGNRDTGRALVAHPTPQLVSITGSTRAGMEVAAAAAPDLKRTHLELGGKAPVVLFDDADVAAAAEAIAVGGYFNAGQDCTAATRVLAGPGVYDDFVAALADQARNTRTGAPDDEDVLYGPLNNANQLARVRGFVDRLPDHAKVETGGSQVGERGYFYAPTVVSGVRQADEIIQDEVFGPVITVQRFSDEDEAVRWANGVEYGLSASVWTRDHGRAMRMTRRLDFGCVWVNTHIPFISEMPHGGFKHSGHGKDLSVYSLEDYTRIKHVMHNIEG; this is encoded by the coding sequence ATGAGCGATCAGCAGCAGCTGCGCAACTTCGTCAACGGCGAGTACGTCGACCCCGTGGACGGCGGCTACGCCGACCTGATCGACCCGTGCACCGGGGAGGTCTTCGCCCAGGCGCCGGTCTCCGGGGCGGCGGACGTGGACGCGGCGATGACGGCCGCCGCCACGGCGTTCGAGACCTGGCGGGACACCACGCCCGCCGAACGGCAGAGGGCCCTGCTCAAGCTGGCCGATGCGGTGGAGGCCCGGGCGGCCGAGCTGGTCGACGCCGAGGTGCGCAACACCGGCAAGCCGCGCCAGCTGACCGCCGACGAGGAGCTGCCGCCGGCCGTCGACGAGTTCCGGTTCTTCGCCGGCGCCGCCCGACTCCTGGAAGGCCGTTCGGCCGGCGAGTACATGGCCGGCCACACCTCGTACGTGCGGCGGGAGCCGATCGGCGTCTGCGCCCAGGTCACCCCCTGGAACTACCCGCTGATGATGGCGGTCTGGAAGATCGCCCCGGCGCTGGCCGCCGGCAACACGGTGGTGCTCAAGCCCTCCGACACCACCCCGGTGTCGACGCTGCTGCTGGCCGAGATCGCGGCCGAGTTCTTCCCGCCGGGCGTGTTCAACGTGGTCTGCGGCAACCGGGACACCGGCCGCGCCCTGGTCGCCCACCCGACCCCGCAGCTGGTGTCGATCACCGGCTCGACCCGGGCCGGCATGGAGGTCGCCGCGGCGGCCGCGCCGGACCTCAAGCGGACCCACCTGGAGCTGGGTGGCAAGGCCCCGGTGGTGCTCTTCGACGACGCGGACGTCGCCGCGGCGGCCGAGGCGATCGCGGTCGGCGGCTACTTCAACGCCGGCCAGGACTGCACCGCCGCCACCCGGGTGCTCGCCGGCCCCGGCGTCTACGACGACTTCGTCGCCGCCCTCGCCGACCAGGCCCGGAACACCAGGACCGGCGCCCCGGACGACGAGGACGTGCTCTACGGCCCGCTGAACAACGCCAACCAGCTCGCCCGGGTGCGCGGCTTCGTGGACCGGCTGCCGGACCACGCGAAGGTCGAGACCGGCGGCTCCCAGGTCGGCGAGCGCGGCTACTTCTACGCCCCGACCGTCGTCTCCGGCGTACGACAGGCCGACGAGATCATCCAGGACGAGGTGTTCGGGCCGGTCATCACGGTGCAGCGCTTCTCCGACGAGGACGAGGCGGTGCGCTGGGCCAACGGCGTGGAGTACGGCCTGTCCGCCTCGGTCTGGACCCGCGACCACGGCCGGGCGATGCGGATGACCCGTCGGCTCGACTTCGGCTGCGTCTGGGTTAACACCCATATCCCGTTCATCTCGGAGATGCCGCACGGCGGCTTCAAGCACTCCGGGCACGGCAAGGACCTGTCGGTCTACAGCCTGGAGGACTACACCCGGATCAAGCACGTCATGCACAACATCGAGGGCTGA
- a CDS encoding GntR family transcriptional regulator — protein MIEFVLDGRSKVNTYVQLIQQVKQALRVGLLTAGDQLPKVRDVAQSLAINPNTVLKAYRELEIEGLVEGRPGVGTFVRRTLAGSSLADQAELREELVAWLHRARAAGLTPEDVTALVETTMRAALVAGTTRAEPASAG, from the coding sequence GTGATCGAGTTCGTACTGGACGGCCGGTCCAAGGTGAACACCTATGTGCAGCTGATCCAGCAGGTCAAACAGGCCCTGCGGGTGGGGCTGCTGACGGCTGGCGACCAGTTGCCGAAGGTCCGCGACGTCGCGCAGTCGCTGGCCATCAACCCGAACACGGTGCTCAAGGCGTACCGCGAGCTGGAGATCGAAGGTCTGGTCGAGGGACGCCCCGGCGTCGGCACCTTCGTCCGCCGCACCCTCGCGGGCTCGTCGCTGGCCGATCAGGCCGAGCTTCGCGAGGAGCTGGTGGCCTGGCTGCACCGCGCCCGCGCCGCAGGACTCACCCCGGAAGACGTCACCGCCCTGGTCGAGACCACCATGCGGGCCGCGCTCGTCGCCGGCACGACGCGTGCCGAACCCGCCTCAGCAGGATGA
- a CDS encoding RAD23 family protein, whose amino-acid sequence MSVRRHAGRLATVGAVLGGLLAVAASPALADGDRVEVRSASSFTVGGSPGTVAVEVRKRTDGCVILRTGLGLRLDGVRPEQVEVQVNSGGRWWPVPVSGGGGTVVTARTSPAEPTLCKGKGKTVRYRVAFLAGAPGGRLDVVGEAATANGRLLGRAAASARVVGGAKAATPSPTPTRKPSPTPSAEATTPAGVDDTNSAVAAALDPAAGSGAADTSSGGSPIMWIGILLVLVGAALIVLLVRRNRAEKVDEAVAGHPQLPLPRSTGPTTYRAGAPAGHVYGQQPAPPTVYGAPVSRPSGNVYGAPAAGDRPGGEPPAAAGGDATSVLPRPPR is encoded by the coding sequence ATGTCGGTGAGGCGGCACGCGGGGCGGCTGGCCACGGTCGGCGCGGTGCTGGGCGGCCTGCTGGCCGTCGCGGCGTCCCCGGCGCTGGCCGACGGCGACCGGGTGGAGGTGCGGTCGGCGAGCAGCTTCACCGTCGGCGGGTCCCCCGGCACGGTGGCGGTCGAGGTGCGCAAGCGCACCGACGGCTGCGTCATCCTCCGCACCGGCCTGGGGCTGCGCCTCGACGGCGTCCGGCCCGAGCAGGTCGAGGTGCAGGTCAACAGCGGTGGCCGGTGGTGGCCGGTGCCCGTCTCCGGCGGCGGGGGCACGGTCGTCACGGCGCGTACCTCCCCGGCGGAGCCGACCCTCTGCAAGGGCAAGGGCAAGACGGTCCGCTACCGGGTCGCCTTCCTGGCCGGCGCGCCCGGCGGGCGGTTGGACGTGGTCGGCGAGGCGGCCACCGCGAACGGCCGGTTGCTCGGCCGGGCCGCCGCGTCGGCGCGGGTGGTGGGCGGGGCGAAGGCCGCGACTCCGTCGCCGACGCCGACGAGGAAGCCCTCGCCCACCCCGAGCGCCGAGGCGACCACGCCGGCGGGCGTCGACGACACCAACTCGGCGGTGGCCGCCGCGCTCGACCCGGCCGCCGGGTCCGGCGCCGCCGACACGTCCTCCGGAGGTTCACCCATCATGTGGATCGGCATCCTGCTGGTGCTCGTCGGCGCCGCCCTGATCGTGCTGCTGGTCCGGCGGAACCGCGCGGAGAAGGTCGACGAGGCGGTCGCCGGCCACCCGCAGCTGCCGCTGCCGCGCAGCACCGGGCCGACCACGTATCGCGCCGGCGCCCCGGCCGGGCATGTGTACGGGCAGCAGCCGGCCCCCCCGACCGTCTACGGCGCACCCGTGTCCCGGCCGAGCGGCAACGTCTACGGCGCCCCCGCAGCGGGTGACCGGCCGGGTGGTGAGCCGCCGGCCGCCGCCGGTGGCGACGCCACCAGCGTGCTGCCCCGCCCACCCCGCTGA
- a CDS encoding ABC transporter ATP-binding protein, with protein MEIALEAEQLGKRYGRTWALRDCSLRLPAGRIAALVGPNGAGKSTLLHLAVGLLRPDAGAVRIFGEAPYANPSVLPEIGFVAQDTPLYRDFTAAELVELGRRMNKRWDAALARNRLAQLGIPPKLPVGKLSGGQRAQVALALALAKRPRLLLLDEPVASLDPLARREFLQSLMGSVADSETTVLLSSHLLADLERVCDYLVVLQSARVHLAGAVDDLVAAHRQLVGPRHGGEPIEGVDAVVRASHTARQSTLLVRTTGDVLTPEWTVHDVTLEDLVLAYLAEGETTTSHAAWEVPA; from the coding sequence ATGGAGATCGCGCTGGAGGCCGAGCAGCTCGGCAAACGGTACGGAAGAACCTGGGCGCTGCGGGACTGCTCGCTGCGCCTGCCCGCCGGGCGGATCGCCGCCCTCGTCGGCCCCAACGGTGCTGGCAAGAGCACCCTGCTGCACCTCGCGGTCGGCCTGCTGCGGCCGGACGCCGGCGCGGTGCGGATCTTCGGCGAAGCGCCGTACGCCAACCCGTCGGTGCTGCCCGAGATCGGCTTCGTCGCCCAGGACACCCCGCTCTACCGGGACTTCACCGCGGCCGAGCTGGTGGAGCTGGGCCGCCGGATGAACAAGCGCTGGGATGCGGCGCTCGCCCGAAACCGGCTGGCCCAGCTCGGCATCCCGCCGAAGCTGCCCGTCGGCAAGCTGTCCGGTGGCCAGCGGGCCCAGGTCGCGCTGGCGCTCGCCCTCGCGAAGCGGCCCCGGCTGCTGCTCCTCGACGAACCGGTCGCCAGCCTCGATCCACTGGCGCGCCGGGAGTTCCTGCAGTCGCTGATGGGCAGCGTCGCCGACTCCGAGACGACCGTGCTGCTCTCCTCGCACCTGCTGGCCGACCTGGAACGGGTCTGCGACTACCTGGTCGTGCTGCAGTCCGCCCGGGTGCACCTGGCGGGCGCGGTCGACGACCTGGTCGCCGCCCACCGGCAGCTGGTCGGGCCCCGGCACGGCGGCGAACCGATCGAGGGGGTCGACGCCGTGGTCCGGGCGAGCCACACCGCCCGGCAGTCCACGCTGCTGGTCCGTACGACCGGCGATGTCCTCACCCCGGAATGGACGGTGCACGACGTGACGCTGGAGGACCTCGTGC
- the gabT gene encoding 4-aminobutyrate--2-oxoglutarate transaminase, which translates to MASSEELHKRRGAAVARGVGSTITSYVDHAGGGTITDVDGREWIDFAAGIAVANVGNSAPRVVQAVQAQVERFTHTCFMVAPYESYVAVCEQLNALTPGNFEKRSALFNSGAEAVENAVKIARHATGRPAVVVFDHAYHGRTNLTMALTAKNMPYKHRFGPFAGEIYRVPMSYPLRDGGLDGATAAARAIELVEKQVGAENVAALLIEPIQGEGGFVVPAEGFLPALREWATANGVVFVADEIQTGFCRTGDWFACQHEGVEPDLITLAKGIAGGLPLAAVTGRAELMDAVHVGGLGGTYGGNPIACAAALASIETMHELELAGAARRIGQVMGDRLRAIAARDPRVAEVRGRGAMLALEIVRPGTLTPDPTATAAVSAACHAAGLLTLTCGTYGNVLRFLPPLVISDDELARGLDILDAAFG; encoded by the coding sequence ATGGCGTCCAGCGAGGAACTGCACAAGCGGCGCGGGGCGGCGGTCGCCCGGGGCGTCGGCAGCACGATCACCTCCTACGTGGACCACGCCGGTGGCGGCACGATCACCGACGTCGACGGGCGGGAGTGGATCGACTTCGCCGCCGGCATCGCGGTGGCCAACGTCGGCAACTCCGCCCCCCGGGTGGTGCAGGCGGTGCAGGCGCAGGTCGAGCGGTTCACCCACACCTGTTTCATGGTCGCGCCGTACGAGTCGTACGTGGCGGTGTGCGAGCAGCTCAACGCGCTGACGCCAGGGAACTTCGAGAAGCGCTCGGCGCTGTTCAACTCCGGCGCCGAGGCGGTGGAGAACGCCGTGAAGATCGCCAGGCACGCCACCGGGCGGCCGGCGGTGGTGGTCTTCGACCACGCGTACCACGGCCGGACCAACCTGACCATGGCGCTGACCGCGAAGAACATGCCGTACAAGCACCGGTTCGGGCCGTTCGCCGGGGAGATCTACCGGGTGCCGATGTCGTACCCGCTGCGCGACGGCGGGCTGGACGGGGCGACCGCGGCGGCGCGGGCGATCGAGCTGGTGGAGAAGCAGGTGGGCGCGGAGAACGTGGCCGCGCTGCTGATCGAGCCGATCCAGGGCGAGGGCGGTTTCGTGGTACCGGCGGAGGGCTTCCTGCCGGCGCTGCGGGAGTGGGCGACGGCGAACGGGGTGGTCTTCGTCGCCGACGAGATCCAGACCGGCTTCTGCCGGACCGGGGACTGGTTCGCCTGCCAGCACGAGGGCGTCGAGCCGGATCTGATCACCCTGGCCAAGGGCATCGCCGGCGGCCTGCCCCTCGCGGCGGTGACCGGCCGGGCGGAGCTGATGGACGCGGTCCACGTCGGCGGGCTCGGCGGCACGTACGGCGGTAACCCGATCGCCTGCGCGGCCGCCCTGGCGTCCATCGAGACGATGCACGAGCTGGAGCTGGCCGGCGCCGCGCGGCGGATCGGGCAGGTGATGGGCGACCGGCTGCGGGCGATCGCCGCCCGCGACCCGCGCGTCGCGGAGGTACGCGGTCGTGGCGCGATGCTCGCCTTGGAGATCGTGCGCCCGGGGACGCTCACTCCGGATCCGACCGCCACGGCGGCGGTGTCGGCGGCCTGCCACGCCGCAGGCCTGCTCACCCTCACCTGCGGCACGTACGGCAACGTGCTGCGTTTCCTGCCCCCGCTGGTCATCTCCGACGACGAGCTGGCCCGTGGCCTGGACATCCTGGACGCGGCCTTCGGCTGA